One region of Acidobacteriota bacterium genomic DNA includes:
- a CDS encoding winged helix-turn-helix transcriptional regulator has translation MKTDAAFRLLADTFKALGDPTRIRIAFALSREELCVCDLANLLGVSQSVVSHSLRVLREMQLVKFRKEGKIAYYTLDDEHIEHLLDEGFRHVEELLD, from the coding sequence ATGAAAACGGACGCTGCGTTTCGTTTACTTGCAGACACGTTCAAAGCGCTTGGAGATCCAACACGCATTCGCATCGCTTTCGCTCTTTCGCGGGAAGAACTCTGCGTCTGTGACCTTGCAAATCTACTTGGTGTTTCGCAATCGGTCGTTTCGCATAGCTTGCGGGTCCTTCGTGAGATGCAGCTTGTAAAGTTTCGAAAAGAGGGAAAAATAGCTTACTACACACTAGACGACGAACATATCGAACATTTACTCGATGAAGGCTTTCGCCATGTTGAAGAACTACTGGATTAA
- a CDS encoding DUF3703 domain-containing protein produces the protein MKTENSKVLATAISQELTLAESLVESGDLNLAFHHLERAHVLGQASTYQHTCIHWRMFKLAVRQRSPREIWGTDRSAYRSLDQNAFRHLSNRQHGRS, from the coding sequence ATGAAAACCGAGAACAGCAAAGTGTTGGCAACCGCAATTTCTCAAGAGTTAACATTGGCTGAATCGCTTGTTGAAAGCGGCGACTTGAATTTAGCCTTTCATCACCTCGAACGCGCTCACGTTCTAGGTCAGGCATCGACCTATCAGCACACTTGCATCCATTGGCGAATGTTTAAGCTCGCGGTCAGGCAGCGTTCGCCTCGCGAGATTTGGGGGACAGATCGTTCGGCTTATCGGAGCCTCGACCAAAACGCCTTTCGGCATCTATCCAACCGGCAACACGGGCGGAGCTAA
- a CDS encoding cation transporter: MGKGHGHEISAAGRNKKPLMIVFCLTFFYLIVEVIGGFWTGSLALLADAGHMLTDVAGVGLALLAIWFAEKPASPERTYGFYRVEILAALTNAIVLILISIYILYEAYQRFLNPPEVQSAVMIGVASIGLVVNIVGMVVLRSGSKESLNMKGAYYEVLSDTLTSVGVIIAGIIMLTTGWYYADPLISAGIGLFILPRTWALLKDAVAVLLEGTPSDVNIANVRDKLSKIEGVAEIHDLHVWSLTSGVNALSVHAVLADGAEHDDVLQRVHNSCTSEFKIAHVTAQTEREGFACHETHI; this comes from the coding sequence ATGGGAAAGGGACACGGACACGAGATTTCGGCGGCGGGCAGAAATAAAAAGCCCTTGATGATCGTTTTTTGCCTGACGTTTTTCTACTTGATAGTAGAGGTGATCGGCGGGTTTTGGACGGGCAGTCTCGCTCTTCTTGCGGACGCAGGGCATATGTTGACGGATGTTGCGGGCGTCGGGCTAGCATTGTTAGCAATATGGTTCGCAGAAAAGCCAGCATCGCCGGAACGCACCTACGGCTTTTATCGCGTAGAGATACTCGCGGCCCTCACTAACGCCATCGTACTGATCCTTATCTCAATTTATATTCTCTACGAAGCCTATCAGCGGTTTCTGAACCCGCCCGAAGTGCAGAGTGCGGTGATGATCGGCGTCGCATCGATTGGGTTGGTGGTCAATATTGTCGGGATGGTTGTTCTGCGTTCCGGTTCCAAAGAAAGCCTGAACATGAAAGGCGCATATTATGAGGTTCTTTCGGACACGCTCACGTCTGTCGGTGTGATAATCGCTGGAATAATCATGCTCACGACCGGCTGGTATTACGCCGATCCGTTAATTTCGGCGGGAATCGGCCTGTTTATCTTGCCGCGAACGTGGGCGTTGCTAAAAGATGCCGTTGCTGTCTTGCTAGAAGGTACGCCGTCTGACGTAAACATAGCTAATGTGCGAGACAAACTTTCTAAGATCGAAGGCGTCGCGGAGATTCACGATCTACACGTATGGTCGCTTACGTCTGGCGTAAATGCCTTGAGCGTCCACGCCGTGCTTGCCGACGGAGCAGAGCACGACGACGTTCTGCAACGTGTCCACAATTCATGCACGAGCGAATTTAAGATCGCACACGTAACCGCCCAAACCGAACGCGAGGGCTTTGCGTGTCACGAGACACATATTTAA
- a CDS encoding cation-translocating P-type ATPase yields the protein MLADRKFQWLVFSVALVAVFEFFSLADFDVFRYLLTPVPAWQPYSRWGAAVLFAVIILAIGWQTLLSGLTALAKLNFKSINLLMTIAIIGAFYLGEYEEAAVVVVLFTLGETLEKFGLATSKSALQALVDRAPKTAAIKGGDGQITDTPLDDVKLGDILVLKPSDMVAMDAEVISGASSVDESTITGEPLPRDKHTGDNVFAGTLNMQGYLEARVTKLAKDSTLAKIIETTFAATKTKAETQKFIETFAGYYTPSIIFIAVLLVAVPTLLFAQPFNVWFEQAITILVIACPCALVISTPISIYASIGNASARGALVKGGKYIEAIGQVKAIAMDKTRTLTYGKPKVTDVIPFGETTREHLLACAAGIETYSEHPLAQAIVDAARDEKIEIHGVENFQAVMGKGAQADCVICYDKHHCIGKLPFITEEHSVQQEVVNKVEELQQQGKTSIVVSSNGGVEGIIALTDELKPESRQAVTDLRELGIETIMMTGDNRAPAEAVGAIVGITEVKADMMPEDKADGIRELLKKYGTVAMVGDGVNDAPALALSNVGIAMGAAGSDTAIEAASIAILNDRLELIPYLVRLGRKTISTIRLNTAAAVITKLVFVVLAIMGLSSLAMAIFADVGVTVLVILNSLRLLNFK from the coding sequence GTGCTGGCCGACCGCAAATTTCAGTGGCTTGTGTTTAGTGTTGCACTGGTCGCTGTCTTCGAATTCTTTTCGCTGGCGGATTTTGATGTTTTTAGGTATCTGCTCACTCCCGTTCCGGCTTGGCAGCCGTATTCACGGTGGGGCGCGGCGGTCTTGTTTGCCGTAATCATTCTGGCAATTGGCTGGCAAACTCTCTTGAGCGGCCTGACCGCACTAGCGAAGCTCAACTTCAAGAGCATAAATCTGCTTATGACGATCGCGATCATAGGGGCGTTCTATCTTGGCGAGTACGAGGAGGCGGCGGTTGTCGTTGTGCTGTTCACGCTAGGCGAGACGCTTGAGAAGTTTGGGCTCGCCACAAGTAAATCGGCCCTCCAGGCTCTCGTCGATCGGGCTCCAAAAACGGCGGCGATCAAGGGCGGTGACGGGCAGATTACCGACACCCCCCTTGACGACGTCAAACTCGGCGACATTCTGGTCCTCAAGCCATCCGATATGGTCGCTATGGATGCGGAGGTCATTAGCGGGGCTTCGTCCGTGGACGAATCGACCATTACCGGTGAGCCGCTGCCGCGGGACAAGCACACTGGCGATAACGTTTTCGCCGGAACTTTGAATATGCAGGGCTATCTCGAAGCTCGTGTGACAAAGCTGGCAAAGGATTCGACGCTCGCCAAGATCATCGAAACCACATTCGCGGCGACCAAGACCAAAGCGGAGACGCAGAAGTTTATCGAGACGTTCGCCGGTTATTACACGCCGTCGATCATCTTTATCGCGGTGCTACTCGTGGCGGTTCCGACGCTTTTGTTTGCTCAGCCGTTCAACGTCTGGTTCGAACAGGCGATCACGATCCTCGTCATCGCGTGCCCATGTGCGCTCGTTATCAGCACGCCGATCTCGATCTATGCGTCGATAGGCAACGCCTCGGCCCGCGGTGCTCTTGTCAAAGGCGGCAAGTACATCGAGGCCATCGGCCAGGTCAAGGCGATCGCGATGGACAAGACGCGTACCCTCACATACGGCAAGCCAAAGGTCACTGACGTCATCCCTTTCGGCGAAACGACGCGGGAACATCTCCTGGCGTGTGCCGCCGGTATCGAGACGTATTCCGAACATCCACTGGCGCAGGCGATTGTTGACGCCGCGCGCGACGAGAAGATCGAGATCCACGGCGTCGAGAACTTTCAGGCCGTGATGGGCAAGGGCGCACAGGCCGACTGTGTGATCTGTTACGACAAACATCACTGCATCGGCAAATTGCCATTCATTACCGAGGAGCATTCGGTTCAGCAAGAGGTCGTCAATAAGGTCGAAGAGTTGCAGCAGCAAGGCAAAACCTCGATCGTGGTCAGCAGCAATGGCGGCGTCGAAGGGATCATCGCCCTCACCGACGAGCTGAAACCGGAAAGCAGGCAGGCCGTGACCGATCTGCGGGAATTGGGGATCGAGACAATAATGATGACCGGCGATAACCGTGCTCCGGCCGAGGCGGTCGGCGCCATCGTCGGGATTACCGAAGTAAAGGCCGATATGATGCCCGAGGACAAGGCCGACGGCATTCGCGAACTTCTCAAAAAGTACGGCACCGTGGCAATGGTCGGCGACGGCGTCAATGACGCTCCGGCCCTCGCATTATCGAACGTTGGTATTGCCATGGGCGCGGCAGGCAGCGACACGGCCATCGAAGCCGCCTCGATCGCCATTCTCAACGACCGCCTCGAACTGATCCCGTATCTAGTTCGCCTAGGCCGCAAAACGATCTCGACCATCCGGCTCAACACCGCCGCCGCCGTGATTACCAAACTCGTATTCGTTGTGCTGGCGATCATGGGCCTGAGCAGCCTGGCCATGGCGATATTCGCCGATGTTGGCGTGACTGTGCTCGTCATTTTGAACAGTTTAAGATTGCTCAATTTTAAGTGA
- a CDS encoding P-II family nitrogen regulator, whose product MKLIIAIVRPFTVEKIVTAFENIEGFPGMTLIDSEGFGQRMGTGTYDSLDPFKANKRIEIAVSDEMADEIVAAIKHNAHRKEGRWNNNGRSN is encoded by the coding sequence ATGAAACTGATAATCGCAATAGTGCGGCCATTCACGGTAGAGAAGATCGTAACGGCCTTTGAAAACATCGAAGGCTTTCCGGGAATGACCTTGATAGATTCCGAAGGATTTGGCCAGCGAATGGGTACCGGAACATACGACTCACTCGATCCGTTCAAGGCGAACAAACGGATTGAGATCGCGGTAAGTGACGAAATGGCCGACGAGATCGTTGCGGCAATTAAGCACAACGCACACAGGAAAGAAGGGCGATGGAATAATAACGGTCGTTCCAATTGA
- a CDS encoding efflux RND transporter periplasmic adaptor subunit codes for MIANVPETSMARLRVGSVAEITSPAIGTVSGRVSYIDPQLDETTRTGRVRLEVPNSNGKLRAGMFAEVGFYTGTNAESGEELVVPSSAVQRTGDKTVVFVPRDDEPGAYEVREIEAGADINGYTKVIEGLKLGEKVVTKGSFTLKTQLEKGAMGDDH; via the coding sequence GTGATCGCAAATGTGCCGGAAACAAGTATGGCAAGGCTTCGTGTCGGTTCGGTCGCAGAAATTACGTCGCCCGCTATCGGAACGGTCAGCGGTCGCGTTTCCTACATTGACCCGCAATTGGATGAAACGACCCGAACCGGACGTGTGCGGCTTGAGGTTCCAAATTCGAACGGAAAGCTTCGGGCAGGAATGTTCGCGGAGGTGGGTTTCTATACGGGAACGAATGCGGAGAGCGGCGAAGAGTTGGTTGTGCCATCATCCGCAGTCCAGCGAACGGGTGACAAAACCGTCGTCTTTGTTCCGCGCGACGACGAGCCGGGCGCTTATGAAGTGCGCGAGATCGAGGCCGGGGCAGATATAAACGGTTACACGAAAGTTATTGAAGGATTAAAGCTTGGCGAAAAGGTTGTGACGAAAGGCAGTTTCACCTTAAAGACACAGCTTGAAAAAGGTGCAATGGGGGACGATCACTAA
- a CDS encoding efflux RND transporter periplasmic adaptor subunit, whose amino-acid sequence MSNKNIAEPNEYERNDEAELERLENNLDSADLKVESTRPGTAKSARAWIITAAVVGLIAIIGIAWIVNKNSASGDKATGEEHKEEPGHSEDEKGKEVKLDPEMIESAGIVTETVTQRPAIARLMVTGAVELNPETTEMATALVGGRIERVFYGVGDNVQKGAVLAVISSPQLAQMHGKMHEAKTKYELVQRNLTRVQKSENRVAVLQAKAKLDEAEATLKRTRRLIELGAGAGKDLIAAETVYKTAKADFDFQSNIALNKELQEARAEVETAQVDLRHIEDEMRALGVPVESGKPDDHRSDTSLVSLRSPLSGVVTERKFNAGAGIEAATPIFRSRIWERFT is encoded by the coding sequence ATGTCAAACAAGAATATCGCAGAACCAAACGAGTACGAAAGAAACGACGAAGCAGAGCTTGAACGTCTTGAGAACAATCTGGATTCGGCAGATCTCAAAGTCGAGTCTACGCGGCCCGGTACAGCTAAATCAGCCAGGGCGTGGATCATCACGGCGGCGGTCGTCGGTCTTATCGCGATAATTGGAATTGCGTGGATCGTTAACAAAAACTCCGCAAGCGGAGATAAAGCTACCGGCGAGGAACATAAGGAAGAGCCGGGACATTCTGAGGACGAGAAAGGCAAAGAAGTTAAGCTCGATCCTGAGATGATCGAGTCCGCCGGTATCGTCACGGAAACCGTCACTCAACGACCGGCAATTGCCCGATTAATGGTTACGGGTGCGGTCGAATTGAATCCTGAGACGACCGAGATGGCGACGGCATTAGTTGGCGGAAGAATCGAGAGAGTTTTCTACGGTGTTGGTGACAATGTGCAAAAGGGAGCCGTGCTTGCCGTTATTTCGAGTCCGCAACTCGCGCAGATGCACGGCAAAATGCACGAGGCTAAAACTAAATATGAGCTAGTTCAGCGAAATCTGACGCGTGTGCAAAAATCTGAGAACCGCGTAGCTGTACTACAGGCAAAAGCTAAGCTCGATGAGGCCGAAGCTACGTTGAAGCGAACGAGGCGACTTATCGAACTCGGGGCGGGTGCTGGAAAAGATTTGATCGCAGCAGAAACAGTTTACAAAACTGCGAAGGCGGACTTTGATTTTCAGTCCAATATCGCTCTCAACAAAGAATTGCAGGAAGCGAGAGCCGAGGTCGAAACGGCCCAGGTCGATCTGCGGCATATCGAGGACGAAATGCGGGCGCTTGGTGTTCCTGTCGAGTCGGGCAAGCCGGACGATCATCGTAGCGACACGTCGCTTGTTTCTCTGAGATCGCCGCTTTCTGGTGTTGTCACAGAAAGAAAGTTTAACGCTGGAGCGGGTATAGAGGCGGCGACTCCAATTTTTCGATCTCGAATCTGGGAACGGTTTACGTGA
- a CDS encoding TolC family protein, whose product MEEIQLPRRATFPSEPTLSTILLVPNYYSQTDGMSLAEIIRLAFETNGDIKIARLEVDKARARLTQAGLRPNPTLEVEQSSGRLAGSPGDSQFSAGIAVPLELFGRRQRRIDVANAEITLREAEITARQRTLASQIFVSYTEALAALRELQVSEELLSLDVRTVEFVQIRVNEGETPPLELSLLQTEVERLRARRQLVEGRLQAALTRLRFYAGVEPQAPFKLREDISTATLPSLPPSIDTGIAVGLRNRPEIRLAELDEQLAPVCG is encoded by the coding sequence TTGGAAGAGATTCAACTCCCTCGACGGGCGACATTCCCATCAGAACCAACGCTTTCCACGATTCTGTTGGTGCCAAATTATTATAGTCAGACGGACGGTATGTCGCTGGCTGAGATTATCAGACTTGCGTTTGAAACAAACGGCGACATAAAGATCGCCCGTCTCGAAGTCGATAAAGCCAGGGCTCGCCTGACCCAGGCTGGGCTGCGGCCAAATCCGACGCTTGAGGTTGAACAAAGTTCCGGCCGTCTGGCCGGGTCGCCCGGTGACAGCCAGTTCAGCGCCGGGATCGCGGTTCCACTCGAACTATTCGGGCGACGGCAGCGGCGCATTGATGTGGCAAATGCCGAAATCACCTTGCGAGAGGCTGAGATCACTGCCCGGCAGCGAACTCTGGCGAGTCAGATATTTGTGTCTTACACCGAAGCCCTCGCGGCATTGCGTGAGCTACAGGTGTCAGAGGAATTGCTAAGTCTTGACGTGCGGACCGTCGAGTTTGTGCAGATCCGCGTAAACGAAGGCGAGACACCGCCGCTCGAACTTAGCCTTCTGCAAACCGAGGTTGAGCGGCTGCGGGCCCGCCGGCAGTTAGTTGAGGGACGGCTGCAGGCCGCACTGACACGATTGAGATTCTACGCCGGAGTCGAGCCGCAAGCGCCTTTCAAACTTCGCGAAGATATATCAACGGCGACTCTCCCGTCACTTCCACCCTCCATCGACACAGGTATTGCCGTCGGTTTGCGCAACCGGCCGGAGATTCGGCTTGCAGAGCTAGACGAGCAGCTTGCGCCGGTCTGCGGCTGA